DNA from Methanomassiliicoccales archaeon:
AGGGAAGGAATTGCTCTTCCGGCTACATACTCGGGACCGCTTGCGAAGTGCCGCCCTACACTCCACCCGGGAACATACTGGCCCTGAACAAGGCCGCCAAGGACTTCGGAACCTACGGAACCTGGTGATAAATAATTTCATTATCTCGCGCCATAATCCAATCGTTGGTGGGTGTGTGGAGAAGAGCGATTACGATCTGCCATTAGAGGTTGACGAAGTAGTCGTCCAAAACCCATCCGATGAGGAGCACCGAACCAAGGAGCTCAGACTTTTTTTCTCCATGATCTCGATTGATTACGATGACCCGAACAATTACCTGACCACCCATGGGATCAACCTCATGGGTGACGAGCACATCAGCCGGAAGAGCAAAGGCTCATTCCAATTTCAGAGCTACCTGGTCTTCATCTTCGCAACCATCATTTTCGGACTAGTGGCGATAGTGGGGTTCAACTCGTCATATCCGGTCCGGGGATTGTGGACGTTGCTGGTCTATCTCATCATCATCCTTCCCCTGGTAGCCCTGTATCTGTGGGTCATGTGGCCGCCCGCACCGTTCAGAGATTGATCAGGCCTTCAGGAAGTCGTCGCAGTACAGCTTCTCCGCCCGCAGCATCTCCCCAGCCTTGATCAGTTCCATCAACTGGGCGTCCTGGACGTCAACGATGGCGGCGTTGAGCCCAGCCCCTATGAGCATTCCCAGGTAGGTACGGTTCAAAATGCCTCTTTCCTTGGATCCGTTGGAGACGTTGGAGAGGCCGACCACGGTGCGCGGCGCCGGGTCGTTCAGTGTCTGGAAAAGGTGCATGGCCTTAATGACCTTCATGGCCTGGTCGGGAGCGGCCTTGATGGGCATGACCAGCGGGTCCAGGTAGAGCCGGTCGGGCATTATCTCGTGCTCCATGGCCGTGGTCATCATCAGCATGGCCATCTCGGCGCGCGACTCGGCGTCGTTCGGGACGCCGCGCTCGTCCATGGTCAAACAGATCACGTCGGCATTGTGCTCCCGGGCCAACGGAAAGATGGCCTGCATCTTCTTCACCTCGGCCGTGGTGGAATTGATGATGACCTTGTTACGGCAGGCTCGGACCCCGGCAGTCATGGTCTTGACGTCAGGGGTGTCGATGCATAACGGCAGGTCGGTCACTTCCTGAACGATGCGCACCAGCCAGTCCATGGCCGCCGGGCCGTCGTCCCTTCCCGGCCCCACATTTATGTCCAGGGCTTGAGCGCCGCATTCGATCTGCTTCAGGGCGTGCTCGTGTATGAACTCGGCGTCCCGGGCGTCTATGGCCTTGCCCACCGCGGTGAACAGGCCGTTGATCCTTTCGCTGATGACCAACATCTTCCTTCGGACGGCTATCGTCTGACGGTGTTTTAAGCGTTCCCGAAGAACGGCCTTCCGATGAACTGGGTCAACACTAGATACCGCCGATCGCATTCGTCCATTGTCGTTATCTTTATTACGAAACGGGCAATATACCTGTGGCATACTACTTCGGCGGTGTGCTTCACGCTGAAGGAATTCACATGGTCAAGATCGAAAGGGCGGTTGTGAGCGTCTCGGACAAGGAAGGCATAATCGATTTCTGCAAAGCTCTCAGCCACATGGGCGTAGAGATAATATCCACCAGGGGCACGGCCAAGCTCCTGGCGTCCAACGGGTTGAAGGTCACCGGCATCTCCGAGTTCACTGGCTCCCCGGAGATGATGGACGGACGGGTCAAGACGTTGCACCCGGCCATATTCGCCGGGCTTCTGGCCAGGCGCGATTCCCCGGAGCACATGCGTCAGCTCAAGGAGGCCGGACTGAAGCGCATCGACATGGTCGTGGTGAACCTCTATCCGTTCAAGCAGACGGTGCTGAAGGACGAGAACGACCTGGAAGAGATAATCGAGAACATCGACATCGGCGGACCGTCCATGATTCGCGCCGCGGCCAAGAACTCCGATTCCGTGGCCGTCGTGACCGATCCGGCCAGGTACGCCGAGCTGCTCCAGGAGATGCAGGGGAACAGTGGAGACCTGTCGCCAGCCACTTTGCGCTCGCTCATGCTGGCCGCTTTCCGTTCCACCGCCTATTACGATTCCCTCATCGCCGCGCATTTGGGCGGGGCCTTCGGCGACACCAGCTTCCCGGACACCTACTCCATGGGCCTGGAGAAGCGACAGGACCTGCGCTACGGGGAGAACCCGCACCAGACCGCCGCCTTCTACGCGGACCCGTTCGTCAAGGGCGTCTGCGTCTCCCGCTCCGAACAGCTGCACGGAAAGGAACTTTCATACAACAACATATTGGACCTGGAGTCCGCGCTGGAACTGGTAAGGGAGTTCGAGCGGCCCACGGCCATAGTCATCAAGCACACCAACCCCTGCGGGGTGGCCTCCGCGAACAGCATCTCCTCGGCCTTCGTCAACGCCTTCAACGTTGATCCGCTGGCGGCCTTCGGTTGCGTCATCGGGTTGAACCGGAACGTGGACCTGGTCACGGCCACGGAGATATCCGGGCACTTCGTGGATTGCGTCATCGCCCCCGGTTTCGACAAGGACGCGCTGGAACTGTTGGAGAAGAAGAAGAACATCCGTTTGCTCAGAACGAATGCCCCCATCACCCCCGACGCCTCCCCGGAATGGAAGATGAAGCGCATTAAGGGCGGGCTGTTGGTGCAGACCAACAAGAGCGTCAGCATCACCCCGGCGGACCTCAAGGTCGTCACCAAGAGGGCGCCCACCGAGGAGGAGCTGCACGGCCTGTTCTTCGCCAACAAGGTCTGCAAGCACGTGTGGTCCAACTCCATCATACTGGTCAAGGGCGAGACCGTCGTCGGTATCGGCGCCGGGCAGATGTCCCGCGTCGACTCCTCCATGATCGCGGCGCACAAAGCCGGGGAGAAAGCGAAGGGCAGCGTGATGGCCTCGGACGCCTTCTTCCCCTTCCGTGACGGCATTGACACCGCGGCCCAGGCCGGCGTGACGGCCATCATTCAGCCAGGCGGCTCCATACGCGACCAGGAATCAATTGACGCTGCCAACGAGCACGGTATGGCCATGGTGTTCACCGGTGTGAGGCTGTTCCGACACTGAGCGCCGCATCGACACGTTCATCCTCGGGGCTGGCAAGGAACATTAAATAACGCCTGAGAGGATTCGCTTGGGGATGAGTCCCCAGATAACCTTCCATCCCAAGGGCCGGACCGTGGAGGTCCCACAGGGCACTAACCTCCTCGAGGCGGCCATACTGGCCGGCGTAGAGGTGAACAGCGCCTGCGCCGGAAAAGGTGTCTGCGGACGCTGCCGCGTGGTGGTCGAAGGGCCGGTCGATTCATCGCCTTCCAACAAGATCACCGAGGAGGAGTGGGCCACCGGATACCGCCTAGCCTGCCTTTCCAAGGTCACCGGGGACTGCACCGTATTCGTCCCTGAGGAGAGCCAGCTGCAACCCATGAACATCGTAGGCGGCAAGGTGAAGAACGAACTGAAGGCACTTTCCCCGTTGGTAAAAGGAAAATACGTTCAGATGCGGAAGCCGACCCTGCAGGACAACGACGGGGACCTGGAGAGGCTCTACAAGGCCCTGGGCATGGAACCTGGGGCTCTCGGTTTTCCTCTTCCGCTGCTCAGGTCGCTGCCCCGGGTGGTGCGCGAGAGCGCCGGGGCCGTCACCGTGTTCCTCAACGGGGAC
Protein-coding regions in this window:
- a CDS encoding dihydropteroate synthase; translated protein: MLVISERINGLFTAVGKAIDARDAEFIHEHALKQIECGAQALDINVGPGRDDGPAAMDWLVRIVQEVTDLPLCIDTPDVKTMTAGVRACRNKVIINSTTAEVKKMQAIFPLAREHNADVICLTMDERGVPNDAESRAEMAMLMMTTAMEHEIMPDRLYLDPLVMPIKAAPDQAMKVIKAMHLFQTLNDPAPRTVVGLSNVSNGSKERGILNRTYLGMLIGAGLNAAIVDVQDAQLMELIKAGEMLRAEKLYCDDFLKA
- the purH gene encoding bifunctional phosphoribosylaminoimidazolecarboxamide formyltransferase/IMP cyclohydrolase, which translates into the protein MVKIERAVVSVSDKEGIIDFCKALSHMGVEIISTRGTAKLLASNGLKVTGISEFTGSPEMMDGRVKTLHPAIFAGLLARRDSPEHMRQLKEAGLKRIDMVVVNLYPFKQTVLKDENDLEEIIENIDIGGPSMIRAAAKNSDSVAVVTDPARYAELLQEMQGNSGDLSPATLRSLMLAAFRSTAYYDSLIAAHLGGAFGDTSFPDTYSMGLEKRQDLRYGENPHQTAAFYADPFVKGVCVSRSEQLHGKELSYNNILDLESALELVREFERPTAIVIKHTNPCGVASANSISSAFVNAFNVDPLAAFGCVIGLNRNVDLVTATEISGHFVDCVIAPGFDKDALELLEKKKNIRLLRTNAPITPDASPEWKMKRIKGGLLVQTNKSVSITPADLKVVTKRAPTEEELHGLFFANKVCKHVWSNSIILVKGETVVGIGAGQMSRVDSSMIAAHKAGEKAKGSVMASDAFFPFRDGIDTAAQAGVTAIIQPGGSIRDQESIDAANEHGMAMVFTGVRLFRH